Proteins encoded by one window of Dioscorea cayenensis subsp. rotundata cultivar TDr96_F1 chromosome 20, TDr96_F1_v2_PseudoChromosome.rev07_lg8_w22 25.fasta, whole genome shotgun sequence:
- the LOC120251688 gene encoding probable chlorophyll(ide) b reductase NYC1, chloroplastic: MAAIAKLQISVQSFYHPSSIDFSSIPNRNSSPFAYSGRNPSRRDGVSSYRWWKHRHFLAPMRCRSFRSEEEKTGRAPLKRKGPLYSLKSLILKVSGLPSQSGGGEYRKAAVEKAEEIFFSVVTQLGRYLLTMMSTGVILAVGFQLSGGDNQMNTLIWYSWLGGIIIGTMIGANTVLEEHCNAGPRNVVITGSTRGLGKALAREFLLSGDRVVVASRSPESVCTTVEELNENLKEGISMAGDKGKGKFSRAKVVGMACDVCKPDSVRKLADFAVNELGSIDIWINNAGTNKGFRPLIQFTDDDITQIVSTNLIGSLICTKEALRVMKSQDKGGHIFNMDGAGSGGSSTPLTAVYGSTKCGLRQLHASLQKENKRSKAGIHTASPGMVLTDLLLSGSTLRNKQMFNIICELPETVARTLVPRMRVVKGSGKAINYLTPPRILLALVTAWLRRGRWFDDQGRALYAAEADRIRNWAESRAHFSFTDAMELYAENTWVSVFSLSVVCAFIILSSSSGAFPGT; the protein is encoded by the exons ATGGCGGCAATCGCGAAGCTCCAGATCTCAGTGCAATCTTTCTACCACCCTAGCTCCATAGATTTCTCCTCCATACCCAACCGGAACTCGAGCCCCTTTGCTTATTCTGGCCGGAATCCGAGCAGACGTGATGGAGTCTCTTCCTATCGATGGTGGAAGCATCGGCATTTTCTGGCTCCGATGAGGTGTAGATCGTTTAGATCTGAGGAGGAGAAGACTGGACGAGCGCCATTGAAGCGAAAGGGACCTCTTTATTCTTTGAAATCCCTGATTCTCAAGGTTTCTGGGTTGCCTTCTCAGTCTGGTGGTGGAGAGTATAGGAAGGCCGCCGTAGAGAAGGCTGAAGAGATTTTCTTTTCG GTTGTGACACAGTTGGGAAGATATTTGTTAACCATGATGAGCACTGGTGTTATACTTGCAGTTGGATTTCAGTTATCAG GCGGTGACAATCAGATGAATACTCTGATTTGGTATAGTTGGCTTGGTGGAATCATCATTGGAACTATGATAGGCGCAAATACGGTTCTAGAAGAACATTGTAATGCAGGTCCTCGCAATGTTGTTATTACTGGAAG CACAAGAGGCTTAGGAAAAGCACTTGCTCGGGAGTTTCTTCTCTCTGGTGACCGGGTTGTCGTTGCTTCTCGCAG TCCTGAGTCAGTCTGCACAACTGTGGAAGAACTCAATGAAAACCTAAAAGAGGGTATATCTATGGCTGGAGACAAAGGCAAAGGAAAATTCTCTCGTGCTAAGGTAGTTGGTATGGCGTGTGATGTTTGCAAACCTGATAGTGTCAGGAAGTTGGCCGACTTTGCAGTTAATGAACTTGGTTCCATAGACATCTGG ATAAATAATGCTGGGACCAACAAAGGTTTCAGGCCATTAATACAATTTACAGATGATGATATTACTCAG ATTGTGTCAACAAACTTGATTGGCTCTTTAATCTGCACAAAGGAAGCTCTGCGTGTCATGAAATCTCAGGACAAGGGAGGCCACATATTCAACATGGATGGGGCTGGTTCAGGGGGGTCTAGCACGCCACTTACAGCTGT TTATGGATCAACAAAGTGCGGCCTTAGGCAACTTCACGCTTCGCTTCAGAAAGAGAACAAGCGGTCCAAGGCAGGGATACACACAGCATCTCCAGGGATGGTCCTCACAGATTTACTTCTaag TGGTTCAACTCTAAGAAACAAGCAAATGTTCAACATAATCTGTGAACTACCAGAAACAGTAGCAAGAACATTAGTACCAAGGATGCGAGTTGTTAAGGGAAGTGGAAAAGCAATAAATTACCTAACACCTCCGCGGATATTACTAGCTTTGGTCACAGCATGGCTCCGCAGAGGCAGATGGTTTGATGATCAG GGTAGAGCATTGTATGCTGCAGAGGCTGACAGAATCCGCAACTGGGCTGAAAGCCGAGCGCATTTTTCCTTCACTGATGCCATGGAGTTGTATGCAGAGAACACCTGGGTCTCTGTTTTCTCTCTTTCAGTTGTCTGTGCCTTCATAATACTGTCCAGTTCCAGTGGAGCTTTTCCAGGCACATAA
- the LOC120251713 gene encoding uncharacterized protein LOC120251713, which produces MGGGMEVNKNKFIEEWNAGRENLEFNFRWTRRNLAIVGLFGIAVPILIYKGIVREFHMQDEDAGRPYRKFL; this is translated from the exons ATGGGGGGCGGAATGGAGGTGAATAAGAACAAGTTCATCGAGGAATGGAACGCCGGCCGGGAGAACCTCGAGTTTAACTTCCGCTGGACACGCCGGAACCTCGCTATCGTCGGCTTGTTCGGCATCGCCGTTCCCATCCTCATCTACAAGGGCATCGTCCGTGAATTC CATATGCAAGACGAGGATGCCGGAAGGCCCTACAGGAAATTCCTGTGA
- the LOC120251846 gene encoding mitochondrial import inner membrane translocase subunit TIM17-2-like: MGTPETSREPCPDRILDDVGGAFGMGAVGGSAFHFIKGLYNSPNGVRLAGGVQAVRMNAPRVGGSFAVWGGLFSAFDCSMVYVRQKEDPWNSIIAGAATGGFLQMRQGLGPASRSALFGGVLLALIEGAGIMLNRVLSVPQNLPPMEDPASVGFPGAYVPQGMPSPPTVDEPSTASSSSWFGGFFGGGKKKDEVKDGSGSGKTEILESFDSPSAPIPNFEFK; the protein is encoded by the coding sequence ATGGGGACGCCGGAGACATCCAGGGAGCCATGCCCTGATCGAATCCTCGACGATGTGGGTGGTGCCTTCGGCATGGGTGCTGTTGGTGGTTCTGCTTTCCACTTCATCAAGGGCCTTTACAACTCCCCCAATGGTGTGCGTCTCGCCGGTGGAGTTCAGGCTGTGCGTATGAACGCTCCCCGGGTCGGCGGTAGCTTTGCCGTCTGGGGTGGTCTCTTCTCCGCCTTCGATTGCAGCATGGTTTATGTCCGTCAGAAAGAAGACCCGTGGAATTCGATCATCGCAGGTGCTGCTACTGGTGGATTCCTGCAGATGCGTCAGGGGCTTGGCCCGGCCTCCCGATCCGCGCTCTTTGGTGGTGTGCTCCTTGCCCTAATCGAGGGCGCTGGCATCATGCTCAACCGCGTCCTTAGTGTACCACAGAACCTCCCTCCGATGGAGGATCCTGCATCTGTTGGGTTTCCTGGGGCTTATGTGCCGCAGGGCATGCCTTCTCCGCCAACGGTAGATGAACCTAGCACTGCATCGTCGTCTTCTTGGTTTGGAGGTTTCTTTGGGGGcgggaagaagaaagatgaggTTAAAGATGGGTCTGGAAGCGGGAAAACTGAGATCTTGGAGAGTTTCGATTCTCCTAGCGCTCCTATACCAAACTTCGAGTTCAAGTAG
- the LOC120251912 gene encoding GTP-binding protein At2g22870, whose amino-acid sequence MLLQPRILPRFFFISTSTPTRLYPFFRPLAFNSTLIPSVSATPDLSISIPPSFSDDAQSISDDPQLHLPLEKLFIPPDVQLPKGPFVSDGRVLKGSNIVLGPYARDAQVSTAEFVKSSKKTEDCPADGLPEFALVGRSNVGKSSLLNSLVRRKRLALTSKKPGKTQCINHFRINDSWYLVDLPGYGYAAAPQEVRIDWDGFTKDYFLKRESLVSVFLLIDASIPAKQIDLEYASWLGQNQIPMTLVFTKCDKRKKKKNGGKRPEENVEDFQNLINEFFKSTPPWIMTSSVTNQGRDEILLHMAQLRNYWLKH is encoded by the exons ATGCTCCTCCAGCCCCGCATCCTCCCccgcttcttcttcatctcgaCCTCAACCCCAACTCGTCTCTATCCCTTCTTCCGCCCCCTCGCCTTCAATTCCACTCTTATCCCCTCCGTCTCCGCCACTCCCGATCTTTCCATCTCCATCCCCCCTTCCTTCTCCGATGACGCGCAGTCGATTTCCGACGATCCTCAGCTCCATCTCCCTCTCGAGAAGCTCTTCATCCCTCCTGATGTTCAGCTTCCCAAAGGCCCGTTCGTGAGCGATGGGAGGGTGCTCAAAGGTTCCAACATCGTGCTTGGGCCCTACGCGCGGGATGCTCAGGTCTCCACCGCTGAGTTCGTGAAGAGCAGTAAAAAGACGGAGGATTGCCCCGCCGATGGGCTTCCGGAGTTCGCCCTCGTCGGGCGATCCAATGTCGGCAAGTCTTCCCTCCTGAACTCTCTCGTCCGGCGCAAGCGCCTTGCGCTCACTTCGAAGAAACCTG gaAAAACGCAGTGCATCAACCATTTTCGGATAAATGACAGTTGGTACCTTGTCGATTTGCCTGGATATGG GTATGCAGCTGCGCCACAGGAAGTTCGAATTGACTGGGATGGTTTTACAAAAGATTACTTTCTCAAACGAGAGTCATTAGTGTCTGTATTTCTCCTTATAGATGCCAGCATCCCTGCAAAGCAGATAGATCTGGAATATGCTAGTTGGCTTGGACAAAATCAG ATACCGATGACTCTAGTTTTCACCAAGTGTGACAAacgcaagaagaagaagaatggtggAAAGAGACCGGAAGAGAATGTTGAAGATTTTCAGAACCTCATAAATGAGTTCTTCAAGTCAACACCGCCTTGGATCATGACCAGTAGTGTCACTAATCAGGGCCGGGATGAAATTCTACTGCATATGGCTCAGCTCAGAAACTACTGGCTAAAGCACTAG
- the LOC120251574 gene encoding uncharacterized protein LOC120251574, translated as MSSGRPTLRDLGEEAKKRVVLLLICVFGLSYLMSLTSSSVWVNLPAAAAIILFFRYISLDFDLRRRSSVSDKQPLDNQSSRKKSIDLSKLPLERPNWRAKVNSPAVEAALEQLTRHLVSEWVTDLWYCRITPDKDAPEELVQIINGVLGEISSRARDVNLIYLLTRDIINLFCNHLELYRSSQAKIEKPELKKLSIDYRDIQMRLILADDGKLHPALFSAEAEHKVLQQLMEGLISLTFKPEDLQCSFFRYTVRELLACAVIRPVLNLACPRVINEKIEALVLSVTAKKADKGAKPSAEEVHAVKPNGSSKAVPAQFSGFQDRSTIGVELVQFKQENLRFASDERVSNNISTGANYTDQKGKNAAARKSGGEWAQALDMISQRKTQALAPEHLENIWTKGRNYIKKETINQAAKAKQNTVLGISDASHYPTVTSNYLIQDKTAKVHVPSQSCYSFQAKGSYLEEHLHVHPNGSGSFTSEVSFHEETDNFNQEEFEVNSDSSYATDDDESNIVTGLGSPGTKVWDSKNKKNASVSRIRHPLETPEIHLSKKSVKNHVRHPRTSRTLSGRRRSRLSNQKLPMWQEVERISFLSGDGQDILNSSSKDVKAEDLIDHYHMESWSRIGSDRAAASSSSIPSISTSEFCDSSLASSETSVLADSFLKLRCEVLGANIVKSGSGTFAVYSIAVTDANNNCWSIKRRFRHFEELHRRLKEFSEYNLSLPPKHFLSSGLEVPLIQERCKLLDQYLKKLLQLPTISGSIEVWDFLSVDSQTYMFSDSLSIIQTLSVHLEDKMHEKTSKDHNSKNDLNGQIFSTVETLTSGSEDYKGQKNQGYFESDNLRLRKKTLDQTMVMHIRKEGKDANQDYSGSDSENRFENFASSTQKSVKNSTDTVSRADDLPYASQIVEVSEESIIPTEWVPPNLSVPILDLVDVIFQLQDGGWIRRQAFWVAKQLLQLGMGDAFDDWLIQKIQLLRRGSVIASAIKRLEQILWPDGIFLTKHPNRKPRPPVPSPKSGSDQRETKNLLTEEQQLEAARRAKFVHELIIDKAPAALVSLVGRKEYERCAQDIYFFLQSSVCMKQLAFELLELLLLATFPELDDVIRRFHEEKEQFGGVEENR; from the exons ATGAGCTCTGGCCGGCCGACTCTGCGGGATTTGGGGGAGGAGGCCAAGAAGCGGGTTGTTCTGCTCCTCATATGCGTTTTTGGTCTCTCCTATCTTATGTCCT TAACAAGTTCCTCAGTTTGGGTTAACCTTCCTGCCGCTGCTGCCATAATATTATTCTTTCGTTACATCTCTCTGGATTTTGATCTTCGAAGAAGGAGCTCAGTCAGCGATAAACAACCACTGGATAATCAATCTTCACGAAAGAAATCTATAGACCTCTCCAAGTTACCCTTGGAAAGACCGAATTGGAGAGCAAAGGTGAATTCTCCTGCTGTTGAGGCAGCACTTGAGCAATTGACAAGGCATTTAGTTTCTGAGTGGGTGACAGATCTGTGGTACTGTCGTATAACTCCTGACAAGGATGCTCCAGAAGAACTGGTCCAAATCATCAATGGGGTACTCGGAGAGATATCAAGTCGTGCTAGAGATGTAAATCTCATTTATCTTCTCACAAG GGATATTATCAACTTGTTTTGCAACCATTTGGAGCTGTATCGCTCAAGTCAGGCCAAGATTGAAAAACCAGAATTGAAGAAGCTATCCATTGATTACAGAGACATACAAATGCGGCTAATTTTGGCAGATGATGGGAAGTTGCATCCAGCTTTATTTTCTGCTGAGGCTGAGCACAAG GTTTTGCAGCAATTGATGGAAGGACTTATTTCCTTAACCTTTAAGCCTGAAGATCTGCAATGCTCTTTCTTCAGATATACAGTCAGAGAGCTTCTTGCCTGTGCTGTAATTCGGCCAGTTCTGAACCTAGCTTGCCCAAG AGTAATTAATGAAAAGATTGAGGCATTGGTTCTATCTGTTACTGCTAAGAAGGCGGATAAAGGAGCCAAACCTTCAGCAGAAGAGGTGCATGCAGTTAAACCAAATGGATCTTCAAAGGCAGTACCTGCTCAATTTTCTGGATTTCAAGATCGTTCGACTATTGGTGTTGAGCTTGTGCAATTTAAGCAGGAGAACTTGAGATTTGCCTCTGATGAAAGGGTTTCAAATAACATATCAACTGGTGCTAATTATACTG ATCAGAAAGGAAAGAATGCGGCAGCACGTAAGTCTGGTGGCGAATGGGCACAGGCATTGGATATGATTTCACAGAGAAAGACTCAAGCTCTTGCACCAGAGCATTTGGAAAATATTTGGACAAAAGGGAGAAATTACATAAAGAAGGAAACTATAAATCAGGCAGCTAAAGCCAAGCAGAATACAGTTTTAGGAATTTCTGATGCTTCACATTATCCTACAGTTACATCTAATTACCTGATACAAGACAAAACCGCCAAAGTCCATGTACCAAGCCAAAGCTGTTATTCCTTCCAAGCTAAAGGTTCATATTTGGAAGAACACTTGCATGTTCATCCCAATGGCAGTGGTTCATTTACGTCTGAGGTTTCATTTCATGAAGAAACAGACAACTTCAATCAGGAGGAGTTTGAAGTCAATAGTGACAGCTCTTATGCAACCGATGACGATGAGAGCAACATTGTGACTGGCCTGGGTTCTCCTGGAACAAAAGTTTGGGatagtaaaaataagaaaaatgctTCTGTTTCCCGCATACGGCACCCTCTTGAAACTCCAGAGATCCATTTATCAAAAAAGAGTGTTAAGAATCATGTTCGCCACCCAAGAACCTCAAGAACTTTATCAGGGAGGAGAAGATCTAGGTTAAGCAATCAGAAGTTGCCTATGTGGCAGGAGGTTGAAAGAATTTCCTTCTTGTCTGGAGATGGCCAAGATATACTCAATTCATCCAGTAAAGATGTGAAAGCTGAGGACCTAATTGATCATTATCATATGGAATCTTGGAGTAGAATTGGTAGTGACCGAGctgctgcttcttcttcatctatACCATCCATTTCAACATCTGAATTTTGTGACTCATCTCTGGCATCTTCTGAAACTTCTGTATTGGCAGATTCATTTCTAAAATTGAGATGCGAG GTATTAGGGGCCAATATTGTGAAGAGTGGTTCGGGAACCTTTGCTGTATACTCAATTGCTGTGACTGATGCAAATAATAATTGCTGGTCCATCAAAAGAAG GTTTCGCCATTTTGAGGAGCTACATCGTCGCCTTAAAGAATTTTCTGAATATAATCTTTCTTTGCCCCCAAAACATTTCCTTTCATCAGGACTTGAGGTGCCTCTCATTCAAGAAAGATGTAAACTGCTGGACCAATATTTGAAG AAACTTCTTCAGCTTCCGACTATTTCTGGATCCATAGAGGTCTGGGATTTCCTTAGCGTTGATTCACAG ACTTATATGTTTTCTGATTCTCTCTCAATCATCCAAACATTATCAG TGCACCTGGAAGATAAGATGCATGAAAAGACTTCAAAAGATCACAATTCAAAGAATGATTTAAATGGCCAAATATTTTCCACAGTAGAAACATTGACTTCTGGCAGTGAAGATTATAAGGGCCAAAAGAACCAGGGCTACTTTGAATCGGATAATTTGAGATTGAGAAAAAAAACCTTGGACCAGACTATGGTAATGCATATTAGGAAGGAAGGAAAAGATGCAAATCAGGATTATTCTGGGAGTGACTCGGAGAATAGGTTTGAGAATTTTGCATCATCCACCCAAAAATCTGTCAAGAATTCAACAGATACAGTAAGCAGAGCTGATGATCTACCGTATGCGTCTCAGATTGTTGAAGTTTCCGAGGAATCAATCATTCCAACTGAA TGGGTGCCACCGAATCTTAGTGTTCCGATATTGGATTTGGTAGATGTAATTTTTCAGCTACAGGATGGTGGTTGGATTAG GCGCCAAGCATTTTGGGTAGCCAAACAATTGCTACAATTGGGGATGGGAGATGCTTTTGATGACTGGTTAATTCAGAAAATCCAGCTCCTGCGAAGAGGATCAGTAATTGCTTCTGCAATCAAGCGGCTTGAACAA ATCCTCTGGCCGGACGGAATATTTTTAACTAAACATCCTAATCGCAAGCCAAGGCCTCCAGTTCCTTCACCAAAGTCAGGAAGCGATCAGAGGGAAACAAAGAACTTGTTGACTGAAGAACAACAGTTAGAGGCTGCTCGCCGTGCCAAATTTGTCCATGAGCTAATAATTG ATAAGGCTCCAGCAGCTCTTGTAAGTCTTGTTGGTCGAAAAGAGTATGAAAGATGCGCCCAGGATATTTACTTCTTTCTTCAG TCCTCTGTTTGTATGAAGCAACTAGCATTCGAACTGCTGGAGCTACTCCTCCTAGCTACATTCCCTGAGTTAGATGATGTTATTAGGCGCTTTCACGAAGAAAAGGAGCAGTTCggaggagttgaagaaaatagaTGA
- the LOC120251736 gene encoding mitochondrial import receptor subunit TOM7-1-like produces MAPRVSAKGKGKQGKGGGGDRSACRCVKEWTTWAMKKAKVITHYGFIPLIIVIGMNTEPKPQLSQLLSPV; encoded by the coding sequence ATGGCGCCTAGGGTTTCAGCGAAAGGGAAGGGGAAACAGGGGAAGGGCGGCGGTGGGGATCGATCGGCTTGCCGCTGCGTCAAGGAGTGGACTACTTGGGCCATGAAGAAGGCCAAGGTCATCACCCACTACGGCTTCATCCCTCTTATCATCGTCATAGGTATGAACACCGAGCCCAAGCCCCAACTCTCGCAGCTCCTTTCTCCTGTCTGA